In the Plasmodium chabaudi chabaudi strain AS genome assembly, chromosome: 13 genome, one interval contains:
- a CDS encoding apicoplast calcium binding protein 1, putative gives MKFLNLSGLGQGAIIPKFGILFLFITLILFSDSFTKNKKIEYLLNAQIASRKVCHLLQKNISVLDNLLICNYFLSNTFLQNDWSSLKQSGDVGIRNNGMHNMNASKHVPINRKNISEQNEYSFDIKFDTNNKELTENVLKKTRISFKQLDKNNNNFIDFNEFYKNIEILSQIPRVNKNILNYLFKQFDIDYDNKLNYAEFVSLNSYDFTFLSIYPILFSDKNVITKDEIFNYLEIYFYEFLENVISDSRHLYGKNYFVYQCINSFFVSSQNIWDMNKDQKLQMEEFENFQHALIMEMENLTNFLHLDINMDKKIDISELLFYIINDIGTYTKLNAYIKELDKKYPIDGNQKKEKVIQYMKNNLNIENNIIFHVQFFMHAFDHNNDMTLNYDEYKNQLTTLSVLDKVPDLIYYN, from the coding sequence atgaaatttttaaatttgtctGGGCTTGGACAAGGTGCCATTATACCTAAATTTGGTATcttgtttctttttataactttaatattattttcagatagttttacaaaaaataaaaaaattgaatatttattaaatgcaCAAATAGCTAGCAGAAAGGTATGTcatttattacaaaaaaatatatcagtACTGGACAATTTGCTTATatgcaattattttttgagcAATACTTTTCTTCAAAATGATTGGAGTAGTTTGAAGCAGAGCGGTGATGTAGGGATAAGAAACAATGGTATGCACAATATGAATGCAAGCAAGCATGTGCCGATAAATAGAAAGAATATTAGTGAACAGAATGAATACTCGTTCGACATAAAATTCGACACCAATAATAAAGAACTAACAGAAAatgttttgaaaaaaactaggatatcatttaaacaattagacaagaataataacaattttattgattttaatgaattttacaaaaatatagaaatattatCTCAAATCCCTAGagtgaataaaaatattttgaattatttatttaaacaatttgatattgattatgataataaattaaactATGCCGAGTTTGTGTCACTAAATTCTTAtgattttacatttttaagcATATATCCGATTTTATTTAGTGATAAGAATGTAATAACAAAAGACGAAATATTCAATTAtttggaaatatatttttatgaatttttagaaaatgtTATAAGTGATAGTAGACAtttatatggaaaaaattattttgtttatcaaTGTATAAATAGTTTTTTTGTGTCTAGCCAAAATATATGGGATATGAATAAAGATCAAAAATTACAAATGGAAGAATTTGAAAACTTTCAACATGCATTAATAATGgaaatggaaaatttaacaaatttCTTACATTTAGATATTAATatggataaaaaaattgatatatctgaattacttttttatattatcaatgATATAGGTACATATACCAAATTAAATGCTTATATAAAAGAGTTAGACAAAAAATATCCCATTGATggaaatcaaaaaaaagagaaggttatacaatatatgaaaaataatttaaacattgaaaataatattatttttcatgttcaattttttatgcatgCCTTTGAccataataatgatatgaCACTAAATTatgatgaatataaaaaccaATTAACAACATTATCTGTTTTGGATAAAGTACCAGatcttatttattataattga
- a CDS encoding PITH domain-containing protein, putative gives MPISHHEGCGCREADEVLKGGEFLLKYIDIEKVTCLNEQIHGSCKKILKPYEDRLSSPHCESDADHELIINIPFTNPCKISSLFLIGGEEGTYPKKMKIFSNREDIDFENINDFKCIQEIDLAEDFHGAVEYPLKVTSLFNVSYLTLYFCENYGAETTKIFYIGLKGVGTNYTRKAVATVYEASPNLKDHKVKGADDALKFSFDAF, from the exons ATGCCAATATCTCATCATGAAGGTTGTGGATGTAGGGAAGCTGATGAAGTTTTAAAAGGGGGAgagtttttattaaaatatatagatatagaAAAGGTTACTTGTTTAAATGAACAG ATACATGGATCATGcaagaaaattttaaaaccaTATGAAGATAGGTTATCTTCACCACATTGTGAAAGTGATGCAGATCACGAGCTG ataataaatattcccTTTACTAACCCCTGCAAG ATCTcaagtttatttttaattggtGGTGAAGAAGGAACAtatccaaaaaaaatgaaaatattttccaaCAGAGAAGATATAGATTTTgaaaa CATTAACGATTTTAAGTGCATTCAAGAAATAGATTTGGCCGAAGATTTTCATGGCGCAGTTGAATATCCCTTAAAA gtAACATCATTATTCAATGTAAGCTATTTGACCCTTTATTTTTGCGAAAATTATGGAGCAGAgacaacaaaaatattttacatag GACTTAAAGGTGTAGGCACTAATTACACAAGAAAGGCAGTTGCAACg gTATATGAAGCTTCTCCAAATTTAAAAGACCATAAGGTTAAGGGTGCCGATGATGCATTAAAATTTTCCTTTGACgcattttaa
- a CDS encoding DnaJ protein, putative, with translation MFLVKKRYVSFFNTIYKSTIFNKNFPNERYGNINSLLCNRRFFGSQNFYDILNVKKSSSKNEIKQAYRKLALKYHPDRNPNNRKESEQKFREITEAYETLSDDNKKRVYDSQLNSGFSSNSFGNNYSNMSNQNMNYNFKTTRMTDEEIENVFKNVFGNMNINDIFRSNIFNESHFKTRTMGSNIFSNFESTESHESGNTNIKQTNIKTEIIPRGNKIIEKTTKIIIYKDGNVKQEVIERELNNNREFEGIFDYISNFENNKKNINNYSMHRSPLNRNINNLAQNKITKYILNYMVGILSIATRKIFVNLTIHLIRKIIQTIIYMFRRR, from the exons atgtttttagtgaaaaaaagatatgtttccttttttaacactatttataaatccacaatattcaataaaaattttccgAACGAACGATATGGCAACATTAATAGTTTGCTATGTAACAG ACGCTTTTTTGGAAgccaaaatttttatgatatattaaatgtaaaaaaaagtagtagcaaaaatgaaataaaacaagCCTATCGAAAGCTAGCATTAAAATATCACCCCGATAGAAATCCTAATAATAGAAAGGAGTCCGAACAAAAGTTCAGAGAAATTACAGAAGCTTATGAAACATTAagtgatgataataaaaaaagggtTTATGACAGTCAATTGAATAGTGGATTTTCTTCAAACAGTTTTGGAAATAATTATAGTAACATGTCCaatcaaaatatgaattataattttaaaactaCAAGAATGACTGATgaagaaattgaaaatgtttttaaaaatgtatttggaaatatgaacattaatgatatatttagatcaaatatttttaacgaG AGTCACTTTAAGACAAGGACAATGGGAAGCAACATATTCAGCAACTTTGAATCCACAg AGTCCCATGAAAGTGGCAATACAAACATTAAAC aaacaaatataaagacGGAAATAATACCGCGcggaaataaaataattgaaaagaccacaaaaattattatttacaaagATGGGAATGTGAAGCAAGAAGTTATAGAGCGGGAGTTGAACAACAATCGAg aaTTTGAAGGGATCTTTGATTATATTTCAAACtttgaaaataacaaaaaaaatataaataattatagtaTGCATAGGTCACCATtaaatagaaatataaataatttagctcaaaataaaataacaaaatatattttaaattatatggtTGGAATTCTTTCCATAGCAACtcgaaaaatatttgttaatCTCACGATCCATTTAATTCGAAAGATAATACAAAcaatcatatatatgtttagaAGGAGATAA
- a CDS encoding ER lumen protein retaining receptor 1, putative: MKVVNDFLRVVNDPEKLKRYISEHSFSIKVYSSFLLLVFIFYHLFSDGDFSFLLTLSSIISMFSFLMVFLKIEMSKSCAGVSLKMMECYVVLNTARLLSIVPFEGYLPYDKSGDWLYQLVEAISLFTNCCVVYLCRYKYKKTYDSANDIFNNMFLIIPAFVISIFIHPSLNSFFPADVSWSFALYLESVCVLPQLSMFQKEGKVAAFTTHFLASQALSKVLSFLFWIVSYKELNSSDNIIKSYVGVWVVIMQIVQLILMGDFIYHYIRCLSKGVSFDNLLNENV, from the exons atgaaGGTAGTAAACGATTTTTTAAGAGTAGTTAACGATCCAGAAAAGCTGAAAAGGTATATATCAGAACATAGTTTTTCAATAAAAGTATactcatcatttttattactagtttttattttttatcacttATTTTCCGATGGAgacttttcatttttgttaaCATTATCATCCATAATAAGTATGTTTTCGTTTTTGATGGTTTTCCTAAAAATTGAAATGAGCAAATCATGTGCAGGCGTTTCATTGAAAATGATGGAATGCTATGTTGTATTAAATACAGCTAGATTATTATCTATTGTACCTTTTGAAGGATACTTACCATATGATAAAAGTGGAGATTGGCTATATCAATTAGTTGAAGCAATTTCATTGTTTACAAATTGTTGCgttgtatatttatgcagatataaatataaaaaaacatatgatAGTGcaaatgatatttttaataacatgTTTTTAATCATTCCGGCTTTTGtcatttccatttttattcatcCCTCCTTGAATTCATTTTTCCCCGCTGAT GTATCCTGGTCATTTGCCCTTTACCTTGAATCTGTTTGTGTGTTACCACAATTGTCTATGTTTCAAAAAGAG GGAAAAGTGGCAGCATTCACAACCCATTTCTTAGCTTCTCAAGCTTTATCAAAA GTTTTATCCTTTCTTTTTTGGATTGTATCATATAAAGAATTGAATTCCTCCGATAATATc aTTAAATCCTACGTAGGTGTTTGGGTTGTTATTATGCAAATAGTTCAACTTATTTTAATGGGAGATTtcatttatcattatattcGATGTTTAAGCAAAGGTGTATcatttgataatttattaaatgaaaatgtttaa